One window of the Chryseotalea sp. WA131a genome contains the following:
- a CDS encoding calcium/sodium antiporter, whose protein sequence is MIVQFVWLIAGFAILIFGADFLVSGSSSIAKKMGISNLAIGLTVVAFGTSMPELLVSVQSSLKGYNDAAFGNIIGSNNFNLLFILGLAGLIYPLVVQRNTIKYEVPLSLLAAGVLFLLVNDKMILGSEGNFLSRIDSLILLLFFGGFLLYIYRSMKTTSDYEEDNSIKIYKTPIALLMTFGGLIGLVYGADKVVENAVAIATTFGLSEKLIGLTILAAGTSLPELATSCVAAYKKNTDIAIGNVIGSNIFNIFFILGVTGMINPLEYKEVMNFDLNVLMSSTVLLMIFMFTLNTRKLDRWEAALMLIGYIVYTVVLIGMDNGSISM, encoded by the coding sequence ATGATTGTCCAATTCGTATGGCTAATTGCTGGTTTCGCAATACTAATCTTCGGTGCTGATTTTCTGGTTAGCGGATCTTCCTCAATAGCAAAGAAAATGGGAATTTCGAATTTGGCCATCGGACTTACAGTTGTAGCATTTGGAACTTCCATGCCCGAGCTATTAGTAAGTGTGCAATCATCACTAAAAGGATATAATGACGCTGCTTTTGGTAATATAATCGGAAGCAATAATTTTAACCTTCTGTTTATACTAGGTTTGGCTGGGTTGATTTACCCATTAGTTGTGCAACGAAATACCATAAAATACGAAGTGCCACTTTCATTATTGGCTGCGGGTGTTCTCTTTTTACTAGTTAATGACAAAATGATTTTGGGAAGTGAAGGCAATTTCTTAAGCAGAATAGATTCATTGATTTTACTGTTATTCTTTGGAGGCTTTTTGTTGTACATCTATCGTTCAATGAAAACTACTTCGGACTATGAAGAGGATAACTCAATAAAAATATATAAAACACCAATTGCTTTATTAATGACTTTTGGGGGATTAATTGGCTTAGTATACGGAGCAGATAAAGTGGTTGAAAATGCTGTTGCTATTGCCACAACCTTCGGATTGAGTGAAAAACTCATTGGTTTAACTATACTTGCAGCCGGCACATCGTTACCAGAACTAGCCACATCATGTGTCGCTGCTTATAAAAAAAACACCGACATTGCTATCGGGAATGTAATTGGTTCTAACATATTCAACATCTTCTTTATCTTAGGAGTTACTGGAATGATTAATCCCCTTGAATATAAAGAGGTCATGAATTTTGACTTGAACGTGTTGATGAGCTCTACGGTATTGCTGATGATTTTTATGTTCACACTCAATACCCGAAAACTAGA
- the corA gene encoding magnesium/cobalt transporter CorA encodes MARKKKLVSAVAMPRPSESKVILELIQYNEKEFAKFEDLPVTELIGQVKTNHINWINVDCLHERSIVEKIGEHFCLHSLLIEDIVSDHQPKAEEYDDYLFFTLKMLYRIEEDQIDYEQVSFVLGKDYLLSFQEKEGDLFGPFRDRIRLDQGRVRKKKADYLLYRLIDIIVDNYYSVLDAIGQKIEVIEEEIYKNSSEQQFKKIQKLKKELIFLRKALYPLRDAMSKVIKDESGFIEANNVRYYADVYDHVVHLIDSLDTYKDLTSGLMDIYINTLNARMNEVMKVLTVISTIFMPLTFIVGIYGMNFHTSTSPWNMPELDWTYGYPIVWVVMLLIVVAMIRYFKYKKWF; translated from the coding sequence ATGGCCCGAAAGAAAAAATTGGTATCTGCCGTTGCTATGCCTCGCCCCAGCGAGAGCAAAGTGATTTTAGAACTGATTCAATACAACGAAAAAGAGTTTGCCAAATTCGAAGATTTACCGGTAACCGAGCTGATTGGCCAAGTAAAGACAAATCATATTAACTGGATTAATGTGGATTGCTTGCACGAGCGGTCGATTGTAGAAAAAATTGGTGAACATTTTTGTTTGCATTCGCTACTGATCGAAGACATCGTGAGCGATCATCAACCCAAAGCAGAAGAGTACGATGATTACTTGTTCTTTACTCTGAAAATGCTCTATCGGATTGAGGAGGATCAAATCGATTACGAGCAAGTAAGTTTTGTATTGGGCAAAGATTACTTGCTTTCATTTCAAGAAAAAGAAGGCGATCTGTTTGGGCCCTTTCGTGATCGGATTCGATTGGATCAAGGAAGGGTACGAAAAAAGAAAGCGGATTACCTGTTGTATCGCCTCATTGATATTATTGTTGACAATTATTATTCGGTACTAGATGCGATTGGCCAAAAGATAGAGGTGATTGAAGAAGAGATTTATAAAAACTCATCTGAGCAGCAATTCAAAAAAATTCAAAAACTTAAAAAAGAACTCATTTTTTTGCGCAAAGCATTGTACCCCTTACGCGATGCCATGAGTAAAGTGATCAAAGATGAGAGCGGTTTCATTGAAGCCAACAACGTGCGTTACTATGCCGATGTGTACGACCATGTGGTTCACCTAATCGATTCGTTGGATACGTATAAAGATTTGACTTCCGGCTTGATGGATATTTACATCAACACCCTCAACGCGCGCATGAACGAGGTTATGAAAGTACTGACGGTAATTTCTACCATCTTTATGCCCCTCACGTTTATTGTGGGTATCTACGGTATGAATTTCCATACTAGCACTAGCCCTTGGAATATGCCCGAGCTTGACTGGACCTATGGCTACCCGATTGTGTGGGTGGTTATGCTTTTGATTGTGGTGGCCATGATTCGCTATTTTAAATACAAAAAATGGTTTTAA
- a CDS encoding mechanosensitive ion channel family protein has protein sequence MFGINKQWEQFVFVLSVLLITFILSRILRFIVGKFIRGAAKKLKVDPTRYNFFKNAIDLILLFIAIAVVFRSIPSLRTVGTTLLTGAGVLAAIVGFASQAAFSNIVSGFFLVIFKPFSVGDRVKIGQLYTGDVEDINLRHTTIKDFENRRVIIPNSVISNETIINSTITDERMVVFIELAVAYSTDLNKAISIIKEEARKHRYFIDNRSEVDRARGEDDVMVRVMTFLDGGIQLRAYVWTNNSSDAFDLKCDLNKSIKERFDQAGIMLSNLHHLVVMKTV, from the coding sequence ATGTTTGGAATAAATAAGCAATGGGAGCAGTTTGTTTTCGTGCTCTCCGTACTTCTCATCACATTTATTCTATCGCGCATACTGCGCTTCATCGTGGGCAAGTTCATCCGCGGAGCTGCCAAAAAACTAAAAGTTGACCCTACCCGCTACAACTTTTTTAAAAATGCGATCGACTTGATACTTTTATTCATAGCCATTGCCGTTGTTTTCCGATCCATCCCTTCATTGCGAACGGTGGGCACCACCTTGCTCACGGGTGCGGGTGTATTGGCTGCTATTGTGGGTTTTGCCTCGCAAGCTGCCTTCTCCAATATTGTAAGCGGGTTCTTTTTGGTAATCTTCAAACCATTTAGTGTGGGCGACCGAGTTAAAATAGGTCAACTTTATACGGGCGATGTGGAAGACATCAATCTTCGCCACACCACCATCAAAGATTTTGAAAACCGCAGGGTCATCATTCCCAACAGTGTAATCAGCAACGAAACCATCATCAACTCAACCATTACCGATGAACGGATGGTTGTATTTATAGAATTGGCGGTTGCCTATTCAACCGATTTAAACAAAGCTATTTCCATTATAAAAGAAGAAGCTCGCAAGCATCGCTATTTCATTGATAACCGCAGTGAGGTGGATCGGGCAAGAGGTGAAGACGATGTGATGGTGCGTGTGATGACATTTTTGGATGGAGGCATACAACTGCGTGCCTATGTATGGACGAACAACTCTTCCGATGCTTTTGATTTGAAGTGTGATTTGAATAAATCCATTAAGGAAAGGTTTGACCAAGCAGGCATCATGTTAAGTAATTTGCATCACTTGGTAGTGATGAAAACAGTATAG
- a CDS encoding polyprenyl synthetase family protein, translated as MSLSLESIKAPVAAEMEAFEPKFRDSMKTKVLLLDKIMNYIVKRKGKQMRPLFVFLSAGACGTISDSTYRGASLIELLHTASLVHDDVVDDSNYRRGFFSVNALWKNKIAVLVGDFLLARGLLLSVENKEYHLLEIVSNAVKQMSEGELQQMEKARHLDIQEEVYYDIIRQKTASLIASCCAVGAASAGATQEVVAKMHQFGEYVGMAFQIKDDLFDYGDDEIGKPLGIDIKEKKMTLPLIYALSQASWLQKRKIISIVKNDSEKPKKVKEVIEFVKQSGGIAYAQQSMNRYYQQALDTLHSLNDSEYKKSLKQLVQFTIERRN; from the coding sequence ATGTCCTTATCATTAGAAAGCATAAAAGCACCTGTTGCCGCAGAAATGGAAGCCTTCGAGCCGAAGTTTCGCGATTCTATGAAAACCAAGGTGCTGCTGTTGGACAAAATCATGAACTACATTGTGAAGCGCAAAGGCAAGCAGATGCGGCCGCTCTTTGTTTTTTTGAGTGCTGGGGCGTGCGGCACCATTTCCGATTCTACCTACCGTGGCGCTTCGTTAATCGAATTGTTACATACTGCTTCGTTGGTGCACGATGATGTGGTGGACGACTCCAATTATCGCAGGGGTTTTTTTTCGGTCAATGCTTTGTGGAAAAATAAAATTGCCGTTTTGGTAGGCGATTTTTTGTTGGCACGCGGGCTTTTGCTCTCCGTGGAAAACAAAGAATACCATCTGCTGGAAATTGTAAGCAATGCCGTGAAGCAAATGAGCGAAGGTGAGCTTCAACAGATGGAGAAGGCCAGGCACTTGGATATACAGGAAGAAGTTTACTACGATATCATCAGGCAGAAAACGGCATCGCTGATTGCATCTTGCTGTGCCGTTGGCGCGGCCTCGGCCGGTGCAACCCAAGAAGTGGTCGCCAAAATGCACCAGTTTGGCGAATACGTGGGTATGGCTTTTCAAATCAAAGACGATTTGTTTGACTATGGCGATGACGAGATTGGAAAGCCCTTGGGCATCGACATCAAAGAAAAGAAAATGACCTTGCCATTGATTTACGCATTGTCGCAAGCAAGCTGGCTTCAAAAAAGGAAAATCATCAGCATTGTAAAGAACGATAGCGAGAAGCCAAAGAAAGTAAAAGAAGTAATTGAGTTTGTAAAACAATCAGGCGGCATAGCTTATGCGCAGCAGTCCATGAATCGTTACTACCAACAAGCGTTAGATACCCTCCATTCGCTCAACGATTCTGAATATAAAAAGTCATTGAAGCAACTGGTGCAGTTCACGATTGAGAGGAGAAATTGA
- a CDS encoding methyltransferase yields MFHFKQFSIEDSKSAMKVGTDAVLLGAWVKLKGAKRILDVGTGCGIIALMLAQRTDENVNDVQIEGIEIEELSVRQAEENLLETRWCNRVLFHHLSFQKFTSPYKYDLIISNPPYFINSQLPPASHRATARHTNSLTYEELIQHSIRLLTTKGKLAVILPYEEGKKFISLASLKGLFCNRELAFFSRQGKRQERWLMEFSFDASPTQKEQLILHSKGESWSDDYKNLTKDFYLKI; encoded by the coding sequence ATGTTCCACTTCAAGCAATTCTCTATCGAAGACTCAAAGTCGGCCATGAAGGTTGGCACAGATGCGGTTTTGCTCGGGGCGTGGGTAAAATTGAAAGGAGCTAAAAGGATTTTAGATGTAGGCACGGGTTGCGGTATCATCGCGTTGATGTTAGCGCAGCGTACCGATGAGAATGTGAATGATGTTCAAATTGAGGGGATTGAAATTGAAGAGCTAAGTGTACGACAAGCAGAGGAGAATTTGTTAGAAACAAGATGGTGTAATCGGGTTTTGTTTCATCACTTGTCATTTCAAAAATTTACTTCTCCTTATAAATACGATTTAATTATCAGCAACCCACCGTATTTCATCAATAGCCAATTGCCACCAGCCAGTCATCGCGCGACAGCTAGGCACACCAATTCGCTTACCTATGAAGAATTGATCCAGCATTCAATTCGATTGTTAACAACAAAGGGGAAATTAGCGGTAATTCTTCCTTACGAAGAAGGTAAAAAATTTATTTCGTTAGCATCGCTGAAAGGTTTGTTCTGCAACCGAGAGCTGGCTTTTTTTTCCCGCCAAGGAAAACGACAAGAGCGGTGGTTGATGGAATTTTCATTCGATGCCTCCCCTACCCAAAAAGAGCAATTGATTTTACACAGCAAAGGCGAGAGCTGGTCAGACGATTATAAAAACCTGACCAAGGATTTTTATCTGAAGATTTAA
- a CDS encoding iron-containing alcohol dehydrogenase: protein MHKNFKGIEKTVFGRGSFNQLGEIVEAQRNQNDQFMLYLVDNYFKGKELAKRIPAEAGDMVMYIDVDQYEPTTKQIDLIRDSVKSTRGIPAAAIGIGGGSIMDIAKAVSLMFTNEGSSQLYQGLNLIKKPGIYHIGVPTISGTGAEVSMTAVLTGSEKKLGLKCEWTVFNQVILDPDLIASVPRNWWFYTGMDTYIHCIESENGTLNNAYSHAYAEQSLKLCREIYLSDKSGQTAENDDKLMVASLMGGLSLTYSEVGVCHALSYGLSKILGTRHCYANCLAFNHLEDYYPEGVKEFKTMIAKHKIDLPQGLSKDWTDEQITAMAKVSYALSHMWNHAIGSDWKDKVSVESIEGLFRRL, encoded by the coding sequence ATGCTGTACTTAGTTGACAATTATTTTAAAGGAAAGGAGTTGGCCAAGCGCATACCAGCCGAAGCGGGTGACATGGTGATGTACATTGATGTGGATCAATACGAACCCACTACCAAACAAATTGATTTGATTCGCGATTCGGTAAAAAGCACCCGGGGCATTCCTGCGGCTGCCATTGGCATTGGTGGCGGCTCTATCATGGACATTGCGAAAGCGGTTTCGTTGATGTTTACCAACGAAGGCTCGTCTCAATTATACCAAGGATTGAATTTAATTAAGAAGCCAGGCATCTATCACATCGGTGTGCCTACCATTTCAGGCACGGGTGCCGAAGTATCAATGACGGCCGTATTGACTGGCTCTGAAAAAAAATTAGGATTGAAATGTGAGTGGACGGTGTTCAACCAAGTTATTCTGGACCCTGATTTGATTGCGAGCGTACCACGCAATTGGTGGTTTTACACCGGCATGGATACATACATCCATTGCATCGAATCGGAGAATGGCACATTGAACAATGCATACAGTCACGCCTACGCAGAGCAATCCCTAAAACTTTGCAGAGAAATTTACCTTAGCGACAAAAGCGGGCAAACTGCTGAAAACGATGACAAGCTAATGGTGGCTTCGTTAATGGGCGGATTAAGCTTAACGTATTCTGAAGTAGGTGTTTGCCATGCGTTGTCGTATGGGCTTTCAAAAATTTTAGGCACGCGGCATTGCTATGCAAATTGTCTTGCCTTCAATCACTTGGAAGATTACTACCCCGAAGGTGTGAAGGAATTTAAAACCATGATCGCCAAACATAAAATTGATTTGCCGCAAGGGCTATCCAAAGATTGGACAGACGAGCAAATCACAGCGATGGCAAAAGTTTCGTATGCACTATCGCATATGTGGAACCACGCTATTGGTAGCGATTGGAAGGACAAGGTGAGTGTGGAGAGTATTGAGGGGCTGTTTCGAAGACTGTAA